GACGGGTGCTCGGCTCGAGCACGGCGCGGTGTCCCGCGACCGTGATCTCCCGCGCGAGCGGATCCCGCACCCGGCGCTGCCCGAGATCGCCGAGGCCGGTGGTCTGGGGCGCGAATCCGATGGTGAAGCCGCCGGACACCCCGGTCTGGATGGAAGACCAGGAGCAGCGGGGCAGCTGCTGCGGCGGCGTGGCCGCCTTGGCGTCGGGTTCGAGTACGTAGCGGGCGATATCGTCCGGGCCGAGCACGCTGCACGGATGATAGGTGAGGTCGGCCGGCGTCCACGGCTGCGGCGGCAACGGCGCGACCGACGACGTGGTGACGTCGCCCGGCGACCCGACCGGCGGACGGTCGTCGGTGTCGCACCCGACCACCGTCATCGTGGCCACCAGACCGCACATCACCCCGGACAACCATCGGCGTCGATCACGCCAAGAATTCGGCATCGGCAATCCTCCCTGCCCCGATCACACCAGGTTCGCGGCGAGCCGGCCACTCACGCGCTCTCCACGCGCGGCTCCGCTACGACGAGCACTTGGATCTGTACTACTTCGCCTGGTTGGCGGGGTGCAAAAGGGGGATATCCGCGAAAGGGCCGGATGCATGTGAGACATGCGGCTGCCGAGAATGCGGAAAGGGGCTGGCATGGTGTCGAGCACGCTCGCCGCGCTCTACCAGGCGTCGGCTGAGGGGCCGCCCGGCCTGCTGCCCGCGCGCCAGCAGATGGCGTTCTCGCTGGGGTGGCACATCGTGCTCGCCTGTTTCGGGGTCGCTTTCCCCGCCATGATCTATGTGGTGCATCGCCGTGGCATCGTCCGCGACGACCGGACGGCCCTGGGATTGGCGAAGCGGTGGGCGACGGTTTCGGCGATCCTGTTCGCGATCGGCGCGGTCTCCGGGACGGTGCTGAGCTTCGAAATGGGCTTGCTGTGGCCGGGGCTGATGGGCCGCTACGGCGACGTGCTGGGTTTGCCGTTCGCCTTCGAAGGGCTTTCGTTCTTCATCGAAGCGATCTTCCTTGGCATCTATCTCTATGGCTGGGGTCGCATGGCCCCGCGCCTGCACCTCGCCATGCTCGTGCCGATGGGCGTCGCGGGGGTGATCGGCACCTTCTGCGTGGTCAGCGTCAACGCGTGGATGAACAACCCGACCGGCTTCCGCCTCGTCGACGGCGAGGTGACCGAGGTGAATCCGTGGCGAGCGATGTTCAACGACGGCGTCTACCTGCAGTTCGCGCATATGTGGGTCGGGGCGTTCATGGTCGTCGGATTCCTGGTGTCCGGGGTCTACGCGGCCGGTCTGCTGCGGGGACGTCGCGACGCACACCATCGGCTGGGGTTCACGGTCCCGT
Above is a genomic segment from Nocardia sputorum containing:
- a CDS encoding DUF3558 family protein, coding for MPNSWRDRRRWLSGVMCGLVATMTVVGCDTDDRPPVGSPGDVTTSSVAPLPPQPWTPADLTYHPCSVLGPDDIARYVLEPDAKAATPPQQLPRCSWSSIQTGVSGGFTIGFAPQTTGLGDLGQRRVRDPLAREITVAGHRAVLEPSTRPDGRNGSCDVHVSVPSGGSFYLGIAVSGIATGVDWDVCAKTIDVATTIAARLR